A genomic region of Mycolicibacterium poriferae contains the following coding sequences:
- a CDS encoding TIGR04255 family protein, with protein sequence MAEVRLDRSPLAVVLFQIRFPGPVTRIEHAILSGDLADALSADYPFAERQEVVEFVFQPGHMPAQKSTNSTALALSDASQQWTLSIARDSLSLTTTAYKDRDDLLARAEGIFEALARVAQPPAVSRVGLRYINRIVDTKLVQRLCENAGVAEPIRQQQLFSLTHGAIQSTLTELQYAWSEGQKLQARWGLLPAGQSIANPLEPLPNQSWLLDIDAYHEARFEFSTETVVMQLKTLSEKAYRFFRWFFTPEALPEFGAAE encoded by the coding sequence GTGGCCGAAGTGCGCCTGGACCGGAGCCCCTTGGCCGTCGTTCTCTTCCAGATCCGCTTTCCGGGTCCCGTGACACGCATCGAGCACGCGATCCTCTCCGGGGATCTCGCAGACGCGCTTAGCGCTGATTACCCCTTTGCTGAGCGACAGGAAGTTGTTGAGTTCGTGTTCCAACCAGGACACATGCCGGCGCAAAAGTCCACAAATTCCACAGCCCTGGCTTTATCGGATGCATCGCAGCAATGGACGCTGTCCATCGCGAGGGACTCTCTATCGCTGACAACGACCGCTTATAAGGACCGAGACGATCTTCTCGCCCGGGCCGAGGGAATATTCGAGGCTCTTGCGCGGGTCGCGCAGCCGCCAGCAGTATCCCGAGTCGGTCTGCGGTACATCAACAGGATTGTCGACACTAAGCTCGTTCAGAGGCTTTGCGAAAACGCCGGTGTTGCGGAGCCAATCCGTCAGCAACAGCTTTTCTCGCTGACCCACGGCGCGATACAGAGCACGCTGACTGAACTCCAATACGCCTGGTCCGAAGGGCAGAAGTTGCAGGCCAGGTGGGGCCTCTTACCCGCAGGCCAAAGCATCGCAAATCCACTAGAACCGTTACCGAATCAGTCGTGGTTATTGGACATTGACGCTTACCATGAAGCACGCTTCGAGTTCTCGACAGAGACGGTGGTCATGCAACTGAAGACCCTCAGCGAAAAGGCGTATCGCTTCTTTAGGTGGTTCTTCACCCCTGAAGCTCTTCCTGAGTTTGGTGCAGCCGAATGA
- a CDS encoding helix-turn-helix domain-containing protein, protein MVRWLYEESGLTWDQLARTLGVSRRSVHAWARGQRVSGTNLERLSNVYSTIRGLDANSAADRRYALFSPRDNNQPNLFDQLVMHARKAELPQDEQGLARRLGIAAD, encoded by the coding sequence ATGGTGCGATGGCTGTACGAAGAGTCAGGTCTTACTTGGGATCAGTTGGCTCGTACGTTGGGCGTGTCTCGTCGCTCCGTCCATGCTTGGGCCCGTGGACAACGGGTAAGTGGCACAAACTTGGAGCGTCTCAGCAACGTTTACTCCACCATAAGAGGCCTCGACGCAAACTCTGCCGCCGACCGCCGATACGCTCTTTTCAGCCCTCGAGATAACAACCAGCCCAATCTTTTTGATCAGTTAGTTATGCATGCGCGAAAGGCAGAGCTTCCCCAAGACGAGCAGGGGTTAGCTCGACGCTTGGGAATAGCGGCAGATTAG